The following coding sequences lie in one Lolium perenne isolate Kyuss_39 chromosome 2, Kyuss_2.0, whole genome shotgun sequence genomic window:
- the LOC127335568 gene encoding very-long-chain aldehyde decarbonylase GL1-7, translating into MATRPGPLTEWPWQWMGSFKYLVLAPAALHTAHRVLTKGWGDIDPAYATMLPALLLRMIHNQIWISLSRHQTARRKHIIVDRSLDFDQVDRESSWDDQIIFNGLFFYMAYIAVPNVSHMPLWRTEGAIITALLHIGPVEFLYYWFHRALHHHFLYSRYHSHHHASIVTEPITSVIHPFAEHVVYFLLFSIPTMTPIFTGCGSVLAVVLYITYIDFMNNMGHCNFELVPKWIFQVFPPLKYLMYTPSFHSLHHTQFRTNYSLFMPFYDYIYKTMDNSTDELYERTLKGTEETPDLVHLTHMTTLKSSYHLRVGIASIASKPSDNPVWYMWIIWPMAWLSMVFAWVYGSSAFVVESIKLKKFKMQTWSIPRYNFHYGLIWERESINSLIEKAILDADARGVRVLSLGLLNQAKQLNRSGELFTQKYPKLRVRLVDGSGLATAVVLKSIPLDTKQVFLCGSSSKVAYATAIALCERGVQVIMNEKKEYDTLKSRVPESSTVYLKFTSDEIPQVWIGDIIDDKQQRRAPNGTIFIPTSQFPLKKTRKDCTYLSSPAMKIPETMQNVHTCENWLPRRVMSAWRIAGIIHGLEDWNMHECGDDMMDIEKVWLAAIKNGFIPLSKA; encoded by the exons ATGGCAACACGGCCGGGGCCTTTGACTGAATGGCCATGGCAATGGATGGGCAGCTTCAAG TACCTGGTCCTGGCGCCTGCTGCGCTGCACACTGCGCACAGGGTGCTCACAAAGGGGTGGGGAGACATTGACCCAGCATATGCCACCATGTTACCAGCTCTGCTACTGAGGATGATCCACAACCAGATCTGGATCAGCTTGTCTCGCCACCAGACCGCACGGAGGAAGCACATAATTGTTGACCGCAGTCTTGACTTCGACCAGGTGGACCGGGAGAGTTCCTG GGATGACCAGATCATCTTCAATGGGTTGTTCTTCTACATGGCCTACATAGCCGTCCCGAATGTAAGTCACATGCCACTATGGAGAACCGAGGGAGCCATCATCACCGCATTGCTTCATATTGGACCTGTGGAGTTCCTGTACTATTGGTTCCACAGGGCACTCCACCACCATTTCCTCTACTCACGCTACCACTCACACCACCATGCCTCAATTGTCACGGAGCCCATAACCT CTGTCATCCATCCATTTGCTGAACATGTGGTTTATTTCCTGTTATTTTCGATCCCCACGATGACACCAATTTTTACGGGCTGTGGTTCTGTCCTGGCCGTTGTCTTGTACATCACCTACATTGACTTCATGAACAATATGGGGCACTGCAATTTTGAGCTGGTACCAAAGTGGATCTTCCAAGTCTTCCCTCCTCTCAAGTATCTCATGTACACTCCCTC GTTTCATTCTCTCCATCATACGCAGTTCCGTACAAACTACTCATTGTTTATGCCGTTCTATGACTACATATACAAGACCATGGATAATTCAACTGACGAGCTGTACGAGAGAACACTGAAAGGAACAGAAGAAACACCAGATCTTGTTCACTTGACGCATATGACCACCTTGAAATCGAGTTATCATCTAAGGGTTGGGATTGCCTCTATAGCCTCTAAACCCTCAGATAACCCTGTATGGTACATGTGGATAATATGGCCAATGGCATGGCTGTCAATGGTATTTGCGTGGGTTTATGGATCTTCCGCGTTTGTCGTTGAAAGTATCAAACTGAAGAAGTTCAAGATGCAAACATGGTCAATACCAAGATACAACTTCCAT TATGGCTTGATTTGGGAGAGAGAATCCATCAACAGCTTAATTGAGAAGGCAATACTAGATGCTGATGCAAGAGGGGTCAGAGTGCTCAGTCTAGGACTACTAAATCAG GCAAAACAACTCAATAGAAGTGGTGAATTATTTACGCAAAAATATCCAAAATTAAGAGTTCGACTTGTTGATGGAAGTGGCTTAGCAACTGCAGTCGTTCTCAAGAGCATCCCTTTAGATACAAAGCAAGTTTTTCTTTGTGGAAGCAGTTCAAAGGTAGCCTACGCCACAGCTATTGCTTTATGTGAGAGAGGTGTCCAG GTAATCATGAACGAAAAGAAGGAATATGACACGCTCAAGTCGCGAGTTCCAGAGAGCAGCACTGTCTATCTGAAATTCACCAGTGATGAAATACCCCAG GTCTGGATAGGAGATATCATAGATGATAAACAACAACGGAGGGCACCAAATGGAACAATATTTATTCCTACGTCACAGTTTCCCCTTAAGAAGACACGCAAGGATTGCACTTACTTGAGTAGCCCAGCAATGAAGATCCCGGAGACAATGCAGAACGTCCACACCTGCGAG AATTGGCTTCCAAGAAGGGTGATGAGCGCATGGCGCATTGCTGGGATAATACATGGGCTGGAAGACTGGAACATGCATGAGTGCGGAGATGATATGATGGATATCGAGAAGGTTTGGTTGGCAGCTATTAAGAACGGGTTCATTCCTCTGTCAAAAGCTTGA